Proteins co-encoded in one uncultured Bacteroides sp. genomic window:
- a CDS encoding aspartate kinase: MKVLKFGGTSVGSAERMKEVAKLITDGEKKIVVLSAMSGTTNTLVEISDYLYKKNPDGANEIINKLEKNYKKHVDELYSTDEYKQKGLEIIKSHFDYVRSYTKDLFTLFEEKVVLAQGELISTAMVNDYLCECGVKSVLLPALEFMRTDKNAEPDPTYIKEKLQIQLELYPDADIYITQGFICRNAYGEIDNLQRGGSDYTASLIGAAVKASEIQIWTDIDGLHNNDPRVVDKTAPVRQLHFEEAAELAYFGAKILHPTCVQPAKYANIPVRLLNTMEPSAPGTLISNETEKDKIKAVAAKDNITAIKIKSSRMLLAHGFLRKVFEIFESYQTSIDMVCTSEVGVSVSIDNTKHLREILDDLKKYGTVTVDEDMCIICVVGDLQWENVGFEATALDAMRDIPVRMISFGGSNYNISFLIKESDKKKALQSLSNVLFNNK; this comes from the coding sequence ATGAAAGTTTTAAAGTTTGGAGGTACTTCCGTTGGTTCTGCCGAACGGATGAAAGAGGTAGCCAAATTAATAACCGATGGTGAAAAGAAAATTGTAGTGCTTTCCGCAATGTCTGGCACAACAAATACTTTAGTTGAAATCTCGGATTACTTATATAAAAAGAATCCCGACGGTGCTAATGAAATCATCAACAAATTAGAGAAAAATTACAAAAAGCACGTTGATGAACTCTATTCTACAGATGAATATAAACAGAAAGGGCTTGAAATTATAAAATCTCATTTTGATTATGTTCGTTCTTACACCAAAGATCTATTTACACTCTTTGAAGAGAAGGTGGTTCTGGCACAAGGAGAATTGATTTCCACAGCAATGGTGAATGATTATCTTTGCGAATGTGGAGTGAAATCAGTTTTGCTTCCTGCTCTGGAATTTATGCGCACCGACAAAAATGCAGAACCAGATCCTACCTATATCAAAGAAAAACTTCAGATTCAGTTAGAGCTTTATCCGGATGCTGACATTTATATCACTCAAGGTTTCATCTGCCGGAATGCTTATGGTGAGATAGATAACCTGCAACGCGGAGGCAGTGACTACACCGCTTCATTAATCGGAGCTGCAGTTAAAGCTTCTGAAATTCAGATCTGGACAGATATTGACGGACTTCATAACAATGATCCACGCGTAGTTGATAAAACAGCGCCTGTTCGTCAGTTACATTTTGAAGAAGCTGCCGAATTAGCTTATTTCGGGGCAAAGATTCTTCATCCTACTTGTGTGCAGCCTGCTAAATATGCAAATATTCCGGTACGTTTATTGAATACAATGGAACCATCGGCTCCTGGAACATTAATTTCTAATGAAACAGAAAAAGATAAAATCAAGGCTGTAGCTGCCAAGGACAATATTACAGCGATTAAGATTAAATCCAGTCGCATGTTACTGGCTCATGGATTTCTGCGCAAAGTATTTGAAATCTTTGAAAGCTACCAGACATCGATTGATATGGTTTGTACATCAGAAGTGGGAGTTTCAGTATCCATAGACAATACTAAGCATTTGCGGGAAATTCTGGATGACTTAAAGAAATATGGTACAGTTACCGTTGATGAGGATATGTGCATTATCTGTGTTGTGGGAGATTTGCAATGGGAAAATGTAGGATTTGAAGCTACAGCTCTTGATGCAATGCGTGATATACCGGTGCGTATGATCTCTTTCGGAGGAAGTAATTACAATATTTCTTTCCTTATTAAGGAATCTGACAAGAAAAAAGCATTGCAGTCTCTCAGTAATGTACTTTTCAATAACAAATAA
- a CDS encoding type I phosphomannose isomerase catalytic subunit, whose protein sequence is MYPLKFKPILKQTLWGGDKIIPFKHLSEEMPNVGESWELSGVPDNESEVANGEFKGMTLGQLVRRFREELVGESNYARFNSTFPLLIKFIDAQQDLSIQVHPSDVLAKKRHNSMGKTEMWYVVDATPDAKLRSGFSKEITPKEYKERVMNSTITEVLQEYSIKKGDVFFLPAGRIHSIGAGAFIAEIQQTSDVTYRIFDFDRKDANGKSRELHTELAKDAIDYEVLDDYKTDYEAVKEEPVELVACPYFTTSLYDMTETISCDYSELDSFVVLIGLEGACKIVDNESNEVELKAGETVLLPASTMDITIIPEGSVKLLETYV, encoded by the coding sequence ATGTATCCATTAAAGTTTAAACCCATCCTTAAACAAACATTGTGGGGTGGTGATAAAATTATTCCTTTCAAGCATCTTTCTGAAGAGATGCCAAATGTTGGTGAGAGTTGGGAACTTTCCGGTGTGCCGGACAATGAATCTGAAGTTGCTAACGGAGAATTCAAAGGGATGACCTTGGGACAGTTAGTAAGAAGGTTTCGTGAAGAACTGGTAGGCGAAAGCAATTATGCCCGTTTTAATTCTACATTCCCTCTGCTAATTAAGTTTATTGATGCTCAGCAAGACCTTTCTATTCAGGTTCACCCTTCTGATGTGCTGGCAAAGAAGCGTCACAATTCTATGGGAAAAACCGAGATGTGGTATGTAGTAGATGCTACTCCAGATGCCAAACTCCGTTCTGGCTTTTCTAAGGAGATTACTCCCAAAGAATATAAGGAAAGAGTTATGAATTCTACGATTACAGAGGTGTTGCAGGAATACTCCATTAAAAAAGGTGATGTATTCTTCCTCCCTGCGGGGCGTATTCATAGTATTGGTGCCGGAGCTTTTATTGCTGAGATTCAGCAGACCTCTGATGTAACCTATCGTATCTTTGATTTTGATCGTAAAGATGCTAATGGTAAATCACGGGAACTGCATACTGAATTAGCAAAGGATGCAATTGATTATGAAGTGCTTGATGATTATAAAACTGATTATGAGGCTGTAAAGGAAGAACCGGTAGAATTGGTTGCCTGTCCGTATTTTACAACTTCTCTTTATGATATGACGGAAACAATTTCGTGTGATTACTCGGAATTAGATTCTTTTGTTGTACTGATTGGTTTGGAAGGAGCATGCAAGATAGTTGATAATGAAAGTAATGAAGTTGAACTTAAGGCTGGAGAAACAGTTCTGTTGCCTGCATCAACAATGGATATCACTATTATACCCGAAGGCTCGGTTAAATTGCTGGAAACATACGTATAA
- the hisF gene encoding imidazole glycerol phosphate synthase subunit HisF, with translation MLAKRIIPCLDIKNGTTVKGTNFVNLREAGDPVELGRAYSEQGADELVFLDITASHEGRKTFTDLVKRVAANISIPFTVGGGINELQDVDRLLNAGADKVSINSSAIRNPQLINEIAKHFGSQVCVVAIDAKEENNIWKCYLNGGRIETDKELISWAKEAADRGAGEILFTSMNHDGVKTGYANETLALLSDSLPIPIIASGGAGAMEHFKDTFTLGKADAALAASVFHFGEIKISELKDYLCTQGITVRL, from the coding sequence ATGTTAGCAAAAAGAATCATACCTTGTCTGGATATAAAGAATGGTACTACTGTAAAAGGTACTAACTTTGTGAACTTACGTGAAGCTGGCGATCCGGTGGAACTGGGGCGTGCTTACAGTGAACAGGGAGCCGACGAACTGGTATTTCTTGATATTACCGCAAGCCACGAAGGACGAAAAACTTTTACAGACCTAGTAAAACGTGTTGCTGCAAACATTAGCATTCCTTTCACCGTGGGTGGTGGTATCAATGAATTGCAGGATGTTGACCGTTTACTGAATGCCGGTGCTGACAAAGTTTCCATCAATTCTTCTGCTATTAGAAATCCGCAGCTGATAAACGAGATTGCAAAGCATTTCGGTTCGCAGGTATGCGTGGTAGCGATTGATGCAAAAGAGGAAAATAACATTTGGAAATGTTACCTTAACGGAGGAAGAATTGAAACCGATAAAGAGCTGATCTCATGGGCTAAAGAAGCTGCAGATCGTGGAGCCGGAGAGATTCTTTTTACAAGCATGAATCACGATGGCGTGAAAACCGGATATGCCAACGAAACGCTGGCACTCTTATCTGACTCCTTGCCTATACCGATTATTGCATCGGGAGGAGCCGGTGCCATGGAACATTTCAAAGATACTTTTACCTTAGGAAAAGCTGATGCTGCTTTGGCTGCCAGTGTTTTTCACTTCGGAGAAATTAAGATTTCCGAATTAAAAGATTATCTTTGTACGCAAGGAATAACTGTCAGACTGTAA
- a CDS encoding AI-2E family transporter, which produces MNTKEQYCKYSLIAIILVLGVILFTKFTPFFTGILGALTIYLLVRKQMIYLIEKKHFKQGLAAALMIGEAILCFLVPISLVVWLLINKLQNLNLDTHAYITSIKHIADLIQEKTGYNVLNSDNLSTITSSLPALGRFLAGNITNFSINIFTMLFVLFFMLIDRKKMETYLYELLPFTQKNKKSVIAEINMIVKSNAIGIPLLAVVQGVVSMIGYFIFGVPNPFLFGFLSCFATIIPIIGVALMWFPLVIYLLLVGHWGFAIGLFAYSIIITSHVDNLGRFILQKKLANTHPLITIFGVFIGLSLFGFMGIIFGPLILSIFLLCVNIFKLEYLEGKK; this is translated from the coding sequence ATGAATACAAAAGAGCAATATTGCAAATACTCGCTAATTGCGATTATTCTGGTTTTAGGGGTAATCTTATTTACGAAATTCACTCCTTTTTTTACCGGAATTCTGGGTGCATTAACAATCTATCTTCTGGTAAGAAAACAAATGATTTATCTCATTGAGAAAAAACATTTTAAACAAGGATTGGCAGCTGCACTCATGATAGGTGAGGCTATATTATGTTTTCTTGTTCCTATTTCGCTGGTAGTTTGGCTGCTCATAAATAAATTACAAAATCTTAATCTTGATACGCATGCTTATATAACATCAATTAAGCATATTGCAGACCTCATTCAAGAAAAAACAGGTTATAATGTACTCAACAGTGATAATTTATCAACAATAACTTCCTCATTGCCAGCATTGGGACGGTTTTTAGCTGGGAATATAACAAACTTTAGCATTAATATTTTCACAATGCTCTTTGTTCTCTTTTTTATGCTGATTGACAGAAAGAAAATGGAAACCTACCTTTACGAATTGCTACCTTTTACTCAAAAAAATAAAAAGAGTGTAATTGCGGAAATAAACATGATCGTAAAATCGAATGCAATAGGCATTCCCTTATTGGCAGTTGTACAAGGTGTAGTATCAATGATTGGATATTTCATTTTCGGAGTACCTAATCCTTTTCTTTTCGGTTTTCTGAGTTGTTTTGCAACTATTATTCCTATAATAGGAGTTGCATTGATGTGGTTTCCATTAGTAATATATCTTTTATTGGTAGGTCATTGGGGATTTGCTATCGGACTTTTTGCTTATTCAATCATTATCACCTCACATGTGGATAATTTGGGACGTTTCATATTACAAAAGAAACTCGCAAACACACATCCTTTAATCACGATTTTCGGAGTTTTCATCGGATTATCATTATTTGGTTTTATGGGGATAATTTTTGGACCTCTAATATTATCTATATTTCTACTTTGCGTTAACATCTTTAAATTAGAGTATCTGGAAGGGAAGAAGTAA
- a CDS encoding SUMF1/EgtB/PvdO family nonheme iron enzyme → MKNLQKIIFTAIGLSLLSIAVNAQVKELILMVNLPAGSFYVGGIGIGENFDEAPVHKVIISHPFRIGKTEITNAQYEEFCPEHKALRGKRGLSKADDEAVIFVSYNDAMAFCKWLSKKEGKTYRLPTEAEWEYACRAGSCYPFSMGDGLPAIYLKDQRIVRDYQPVSLKVAQTPPNAFGIYDMHGNVEEWCLDWYGPYSPEVQTDPVGESRGEFRVTRGGSHSTPESFLRSSNRMAMIPEDKHALTGFRVVQAEYPASKPLTTIEVALNSEHVSQVKAVWKKQDKEPLFMAPIPFVVKPDCSSKTPFYQHNHQPAITWCDNGDLLAIWFSADHENGREMIVLASRLRAGAKEWDQASPFFKVPDRNMTGSALMNDGNGTLYHINGVEAAGDWQNLMMIQRTSRDNGKTWTSARIIEPEHAKRHQVIAGTIKTSEGWFVQLCDAGPGGQDSTAVHVSKDGGQTWTDTGGTIAGIHAGVVQLKDGRLMAFGRNNNVADSMGRMRMPMSILSDMGKTWTYSASEFPPIEGQQRLVLRRLNEGPLLLISFTDHPLRTVPSERGMIFKDKNGKEFRGYGMYAALSFDEGKTWPVKKLLTDGTSRYLNGGAWTQFFEMDATHAEPRGYLAAIQTPDNVIHLVSSRLHYRFNLSWLLKNAD, encoded by the coding sequence ATGAAAAATTTACAAAAGATAATTTTTACGGCAATAGGACTTTCTTTGCTTTCTATTGCTGTAAATGCACAAGTAAAAGAGCTTATCCTAATGGTAAACCTTCCGGCTGGGAGTTTTTATGTGGGAGGAATCGGTATTGGAGAGAATTTTGATGAAGCTCCGGTACACAAAGTGATTATCTCTCATCCTTTTCGAATTGGAAAAACAGAAATAACAAATGCTCAATACGAAGAATTTTGTCCCGAACATAAAGCTCTTCGTGGGAAGAGAGGACTTTCGAAAGCCGATGATGAGGCGGTGATCTTTGTCAGTTATAACGATGCGATGGCTTTTTGTAAGTGGCTGAGCAAGAAAGAAGGAAAGACTTATCGTTTACCCACTGAGGCTGAGTGGGAGTATGCTTGCCGTGCGGGTAGTTGTTATCCTTTTAGTATGGGCGACGGACTGCCTGCTATCTATCTGAAAGATCAGAGAATAGTAAGAGATTATCAGCCTGTTTCATTAAAGGTGGCACAAACACCACCTAATGCATTCGGCATTTATGATATGCATGGAAATGTAGAAGAGTGGTGCCTGGACTGGTATGGTCCTTATTCTCCGGAGGTACAGACTGATCCTGTGGGGGAGAGCAGGGGAGAGTTCCGGGTGACAAGAGGTGGAAGTCACAGTACGCCTGAATCTTTTTTGCGTAGTTCGAACCGTATGGCTATGATTCCCGAAGATAAACATGCCTTGACTGGATTTCGGGTTGTGCAGGCTGAGTATCCTGCAAGCAAACCGCTTACTACCATTGAGGTTGCTTTGAATAGTGAACATGTATCGCAGGTAAAAGCTGTCTGGAAGAAACAAGATAAAGAACCGTTGTTTATGGCTCCGATTCCTTTCGTTGTAAAGCCTGACTGCTCTTCCAAAACGCCTTTCTATCAACATAATCATCAGCCGGCTATTACATGGTGTGATAATGGTGACTTACTTGCTATCTGGTTCTCTGCCGACCATGAAAATGGGCGTGAGATGATTGTACTTGCTTCTCGGTTGCGTGCCGGAGCTAAGGAATGGGATCAGGCATCGCCTTTCTTTAAGGTACCCGACAGGAACATGACCGGATCGGCTTTGATGAACGATGGTAACGGTACGCTTTATCATATAAATGGAGTAGAGGCAGCGGGCGACTGGCAGAACTTAATGATGATTCAAAGAACCAGTCGCGATAATGGAAAGACATGGACTTCTGCGCGAATAATTGAGCCTGAACATGCAAAGCGTCATCAGGTAATTGCCGGGACAATAAAGACAAGTGAGGGTTGGTTTGTTCAGTTGTGTGATGCCGGACCTGGCGGACAAGATAGTACGGCTGTTCATGTAAGTAAGGATGGCGGGCAGACGTGGACTGATACTGGAGGTACTATTGCCGGAATTCATGCGGGCGTAGTGCAACTAAAAGATGGAAGGCTGATGGCTTTCGGAAGAAATAATAACGTTGCCGATTCAATGGGTAGGATGCGTATGCCAATGAGTATTTTAAGTGACATGGGAAAAACGTGGACTTATTCTGCTTCTGAATTCCCTCCTATCGAAGGTCAGCAGCGACTTGTTTTAAGACGACTGAATGAGGGGCCACTTCTACTAATTTCGTTTACCGATCATCCTTTACGGACAGTTCCTTCTGAACGTGGAATGATTTTCAAGGATAAAAATGGAAAGGAATTCCGCGGATATGGCATGTATGCAGCCTTGTCTTTTGATGAAGGCAAAACATGGCCGGTGAAGAAACTGCTCACTGATGGTACTTCTCGTTATCTGAATGGTGGTGCATGGACACAATTCTTTGAAATGGATGCCACTCATGCCGAGCCGCGAGGCTATCTGGCCGCTATACAAACACCGGATAATGTGATTCATCTGGTAAGCAGCAGGCTGCATTATCGTTTTAATCTCTCCTGGTTATTAAAAAATGCAGATTGA
- the hisH gene encoding imidazole glycerol phosphate synthase subunit HisH, which yields MNIAIVKYNAGNIYSVDHALRRLGVNAVVTADKEILSKADKVIFPGVGEAATTMQHLKATGLDKLIVDLKQPVLGICLGMQLMCSHSEEGDVDCLSIFPTDVKRFYPAKHEDKVPHMGWNTIGDLKGDLYKGFTKEEFVYFVHSFYVPVNEFTVATTDYILPFSASLQKGNYYATQFHPEKSGKVGERILENFINLPL from the coding sequence ATGAATATAGCTATCGTAAAATATAATGCAGGAAACATCTATTCAGTAGATCATGCCTTACGACGCCTTGGAGTAAATGCCGTGGTAACGGCGGACAAAGAAATTTTATCTAAAGCGGATAAAGTGATTTTTCCGGGAGTTGGAGAAGCTGCTACTACCATGCAGCATTTAAAAGCCACCGGATTAGATAAACTGATTGTGGATTTAAAGCAGCCTGTACTGGGCATTTGCCTTGGAATGCAGCTTATGTGCAGTCATTCTGAAGAAGGAGATGTGGATTGCTTAAGCATATTTCCAACTGATGTGAAACGATTTTATCCTGCAAAACATGAAGATAAAGTTCCGCACATGGGCTGGAATACCATTGGCGATTTGAAAGGGGATCTTTACAAGGGCTTTACCAAAGAGGAGTTTGTTTATTTTGTGCATAGCTTTTATGTGCCTGTCAACGAATTTACAGTGGCTACAACAGATTACATACTTCCCTTTAGCGCGTCATTACAAAAGGGGAACTACTATGCTACCCAATTTCACCCCGAGAAAAGCGGAAAGGTTGGAGAACGTATATTAGAAAACTTCATTAATTTACCTCTATAA
- the hisIE gene encoding bifunctional phosphoribosyl-AMP cyclohydrolase/phosphoribosyl-ATP diphosphatase HisIE: MGLDFNKMDGLIPAIIQDNYTSKVLMLGFMNKEAYEKTLAIGQVTFFSRTKNRLWTKGEESGNFLNVVSIKEDCDKDTLLIKVNPVGPVCHTGSDTCWGEENTEDIMFIKYLQDFISKRHDEMPEKSYTTSLFNSGVNRMAQKVGEEAVETVIEATNGTDDRLIYEASDLVYHLIVLLTSKGYRIEDLARELKKRHKE, from the coding sequence ATGGGTTTAGATTTTAACAAAATGGATGGATTAATTCCGGCAATTATACAAGATAATTACACCTCTAAAGTTCTGATGCTTGGTTTTATGAATAAGGAAGCTTATGAAAAGACTTTAGCTATAGGACAGGTTACTTTCTTTAGCCGTACAAAGAACAGACTTTGGACAAAAGGAGAAGAAAGCGGTAATTTTCTGAATGTAGTATCTATCAAAGAGGATTGCGATAAAGATACCTTATTGATTAAGGTTAATCCGGTTGGTCCTGTTTGCCATACTGGCTCTGATACATGCTGGGGAGAAGAAAACACAGAAGATATCATGTTTATCAAGTATTTGCAGGATTTTATCAGCAAACGACATGATGAAATGCCTGAAAAATCGTACACTACATCATTATTCAACTCCGGAGTGAACCGTATGGCTCAGAAAGTAGGTGAAGAAGCTGTAGAAACAGTCATTGAAGCAACAAACGGAACAGATGACCGTTTAATCTATGAAGCATCAGATCTGGTTTATCACCTGATTGTTCTTCTTACATCAAAAGGCTATCGTATTGAAGATCTGGCCCGTGAACTTAAAAAAAGACATAAAGAATAA
- the purU gene encoding formyltetrahydrofolate deformylase: MQANKNTAKLLLHCPDKPGIISAVTDFITINKGNIVYLDQYVDHIENIFFMRIEWELSDFLIPREKIEDYFDTLYAQKYKMSFRLYFSDIKPRMAIFVSKMSHCLFDMLARYANGEWNVEIPLIISNHPNLKHVADKFGIPFHLFPITKETKAEQEAKEMELLAKHKVNFIVLARYMQVISENMINSYPNRIINIHHSFLPAFVGAKPYHAAFERGVKIIGATSHYVTTELDAGPIIEQDVVRITHKDTVEDLVNKGKDLEKIVLSRAVQKHIERKVLAYKNKTVIFS; the protein is encoded by the coding sequence ATGCAAGCTAACAAAAATACAGCAAAGTTATTGCTCCACTGTCCCGATAAACCAGGAATTATATCCGCGGTAACGGATTTTATTACTATAAACAAGGGAAATATTGTTTATCTGGATCAGTACGTTGATCATATTGAAAATATTTTTTTTATGAGAATTGAGTGGGAACTAAGCGATTTCCTTATCCCCAGAGAAAAGATAGAAGATTACTTTGATACTTTGTATGCTCAGAAATACAAAATGAGCTTCCGTCTATACTTCTCGGATATTAAACCGCGAATGGCGATATTTGTTTCTAAAATGTCTCACTGCTTGTTTGATATGCTTGCCCGTTATGCAAACGGTGAGTGGAATGTAGAAATTCCTTTGATTATAAGTAATCACCCTAACCTGAAACATGTAGCCGATAAATTTGGTATTCCTTTCCACCTCTTCCCTATCACCAAGGAGACAAAGGCTGAACAGGAAGCAAAAGAGATGGAACTGCTGGCTAAACATAAAGTGAACTTCATTGTTTTAGCAAGATACATGCAGGTGATCTCTGAAAACATGATCAACTCTTATCCTAACAGGATTATTAATATTCACCATTCTTTCCTTCCGGCTTTTGTGGGCGCTAAGCCTTATCACGCTGCTTTTGAAAGAGGTGTGAAGATTATTGGTGCTACCAGTCACTATGTTACTACTGAGCTTGATGCCGGTCCTATCATTGAACAGGATGTTGTTCGCATTACTCACAAGGATACGGTGGAAGATCTGGTTAACAAAGGAAAGGATCTTGAAAAAATAGTTCTTTCACGTGCGGTACAAAAGCATATTGAGCGCAAAGTTCTGGCTTATAAGAATAAAACTGTAATCTTTAGTTAA
- a CDS encoding ATP-binding cassette domain-containing protein, translating to MGEPLINYQNVEIVQQDFCVLHNINMQLNAGDFLYIIGKVGTGKTSLLKTIYGELSIASGEAEVLGNNLRAIKRKNIPQLRRKLGIIFQDFQLLTDRTVNDNLEFVLRATGWKNKLEIKERIKEVLEQVGMANEGNKLPSELSGGEQQRIVIARAILNSPSIILADEPTGNLDVETGRKIVELLHEISRNGSSVIMTTHNIQLLKEFPGLVLQCKNNELHDATHEFYKKTNTQDKLEPDNREPILETTCSQAEFVNEEDSEEDEDIETKTVTEKETDTDKE from the coding sequence ATGGGCGAACCACTCATTAACTATCAGAATGTAGAAATTGTCCAACAGGATTTTTGCGTGCTCCATAATATAAACATGCAACTGAATGCTGGCGATTTTTTATATATAATAGGCAAAGTAGGCACAGGAAAAACAAGCCTACTGAAAACTATTTATGGAGAATTGAGTATCGCTTCAGGAGAAGCAGAAGTTTTAGGAAATAATCTACGGGCCATAAAACGAAAAAACATTCCGCAGCTAAGACGGAAGTTGGGAATCATATTTCAGGATTTTCAGTTACTCACTGATCGCACAGTAAACGACAATCTGGAATTTGTATTGCGCGCCACCGGCTGGAAAAATAAACTAGAGATAAAGGAACGGATAAAAGAGGTGTTGGAGCAAGTGGGTATGGCAAACGAAGGGAATAAATTGCCCAGTGAGCTATCCGGCGGAGAGCAACAGCGTATTGTCATTGCAAGAGCAATATTAAACTCCCCTTCCATTATCCTGGCAGACGAGCCTACAGGTAATCTGGACGTAGAAACAGGAAGAAAAATTGTAGAATTGCTTCATGAAATTAGTCGCAACGGTTCTTCTGTGATTATGACTACACATAATATTCAGTTGCTTAAAGAATTTCCGGGATTAGTTCTGCAATGTAAAAACAATGAGTTGCATGATGCAACCCACGAATTTTATAAAAAAACGAATACTCAGGATAAATTAGAACCGGATAATAGAGAACCAATCTTAGAAACAACTTGCTCGCAAGCAGAGTTTGTAAATGAAGAAGATAGTGAGGAAGACGAAGATATAGAGACGAAGACTGTTACTGAGAAAGAGACTGATACGGATAAAGAATAA
- the hisA gene encoding 1-(5-phosphoribosyl)-5-[(5-phosphoribosylamino)methylideneamino]imidazole-4-carboxamide isomerase: MIEIIPAIDIIEGKCVRLSKGDYDSKKVYNENPVEVAKEFEASGIRRLHVVDLDGAASHHIVNYRILEKIASQTSLIIDFGGGIKSDEDLRIAFESGAKMITGGSIAVKEPELFTQWINKYGSDKIILGADVKNKMIAVNGWKEGTELELMTFLGGYIEKGIQKVICTDIECDGMLQGPSTALYNEILEKFPSTYLIASGGVSCIDDIIKLEEAKVPAVIFGKALYEGKIQLKDLKIFI, from the coding sequence ATGATTGAAATTATTCCTGCCATAGATATAATTGAAGGGAAATGTGTTCGCCTGTCAAAGGGCGATTATGATAGTAAGAAAGTATATAATGAGAATCCGGTAGAGGTTGCAAAGGAATTTGAAGCAAGTGGTATTCGCCGACTTCATGTGGTTGATCTTGACGGTGCTGCTTCTCATCATATAGTTAATTACCGCATTCTGGAAAAGATAGCTTCACAGACCTCCCTGATTATAGATTTTGGCGGCGGAATAAAAAGTGATGAAGATTTAAGGATTGCTTTCGAAAGCGGAGCAAAGATGATAACCGGTGGCAGCATTGCTGTTAAAGAACCTGAGCTGTTTACTCAATGGATCAATAAATACGGAAGTGATAAGATTATTCTTGGAGCCGACGTAAAAAATAAGATGATTGCAGTGAACGGCTGGAAAGAGGGAACGGAACTTGAGCTTATGACTTTTCTGGGTGGATATATTGAAAAGGGTATTCAGAAGGTGATCTGCACGGATATTGAATGCGACGGTATGCTGCAAGGTCCTTCTACTGCTCTGTATAATGAAATTCTGGAGAAATTTCCTTCAACATACCTTATTGCCAGTGGTGGCGTAAGCTGCATTGACGATATTATAAAACTGGAAGAAGCTAAAGTGCCTGCTGTTATTTTCGGGAAAGCGCTTTACGAAGGAAAGATCCAGCTGAAGGACTTAAAGATATTTATATAA